The following are encoded in a window of Clostridium thermarum genomic DNA:
- a CDS encoding DUF1801 domain-containing protein, which produces MSVAANSPEDYIRQLPEDRRKVVETLRKTILENLPAGFEETMAYGMISYVVPKTIYTSGYHVNPKEPLPYISLASQLYKKV; this is translated from the coding sequence ATGAGTGTGGCAGCTAATAGTCCGGAAGACTATATCCGGCAGTTACCGGAAGATAGAAGAAAAGTAGTGGAAACACTGCGTAAAACAATTTTAGAAAATCTGCCAGCGGGTTTTGAGGAAACCATGGCCTACGGCATGATTAGTTATGTTGTTCCGAAAACTATTTATACCTCAGGTTATCATGTAAATCCTAAGGAGCCCTTACCATATATAAGTCTGGCCTCTCAATTATATAAAAAAGTATGA
- a CDS encoding carbohydrate-binding domain-containing protein: protein MNKKSIHLKIAAALICTTFLFGCGGNSTVQSENGGTDNNNSTSIVSTLKNSIVGVKEISTLIGEFVTYKDEDNYSDWQNESPNYIELKGTSAEIKGSGAEIKENIITITSAGVYVISGTLDDGQILIKEESKGTVRLVLNGAQITSKDSAAIYIKSAGKAIISLEEGTENTITDGSSYVFEDSSTDEPSAAIFSRSDLTINGSGKLIVNGNYNDGITGKDDVKITGGDIVIKAADDGLIGKDVAAVKAGSLTIEAGGDGIKSTNDTDLSKGLVAIEGGSFNITSGADGIQAETYVLISGGNFDITAGGGSANGEVKADEEMGPWGRGGKSTSTSTSTDETESQSKKGIKASGEIVIGGGTINIDSADDAIHSNNFYTATGGDITLTSGDDGIHADTAIAIKGGKTNITKSYEGIESSDMTISDGEIYITASDDGINISGGADGSSINGRMGQNPFTATDGKLIISGGFISVNADGDGLDSNGDIEMAGGTVVVSGPTNSGNGALDYNGTFEISGGLLVAAGSSGMAEAPSESSGQYSIMMTYPQVQQAGTLISLKDSSGKTLLTYAPEKNYQTVVISSPDLKKDSNYTLYSGGTSTGNETKGFYAKGENVNGTKVVAFTISSSVTWLNESGVTTNKGQGMGRPGGQGGQGKKRHGQTKWNKAWR, encoded by the coding sequence ATGAATAAAAAATCAATACACCTTAAGATAGCAGCAGCCCTCATATGTACAACATTTTTATTCGGCTGTGGCGGTAATTCAACAGTTCAGTCAGAAAATGGAGGTACAGACAATAACAATAGTACATCAATTGTGAGCACTTTAAAAAATAGCATTGTTGGAGTTAAAGAAATCAGTACGCTTATAGGTGAGTTTGTGACCTATAAAGATGAAGATAATTACAGTGATTGGCAAAATGAAAGTCCTAATTATATAGAGCTGAAGGGGACCAGTGCTGAAATTAAAGGCTCCGGTGCAGAGATAAAGGAGAATATAATTACTATAACAAGTGCAGGAGTATATGTAATCAGCGGGACTCTTGATGACGGCCAGATACTTATAAAGGAAGAAAGCAAGGGCACAGTGAGATTGGTATTAAACGGGGCCCAAATAACCAGCAAGGATAGTGCAGCCATCTATATAAAAAGCGCCGGTAAGGCCATAATATCACTGGAAGAGGGAACAGAAAACACAATAACCGATGGAAGTTCCTATGTTTTTGAAGATTCCTCAACAGATGAGCCAAGCGCTGCAATCTTCAGCAGGAGTGACCTCACTATAAACGGCAGCGGTAAATTAATTGTCAATGGTAACTACAATGACGGTATTACCGGCAAGGATGATGTAAAAATCACCGGGGGAGACATTGTAATCAAGGCTGCTGATGATGGTCTCATCGGAAAGGATGTTGCAGCAGTGAAGGCCGGAAGCTTAACCATCGAAGCCGGCGGTGACGGCATAAAATCCACCAATGATACCGATCTATCAAAGGGACTTGTTGCCATAGAAGGGGGTAGCTTTAACATAACTTCCGGAGCTGACGGTATACAGGCGGAAACCTACGTCCTAATTTCCGGTGGAAACTTTGATATCACAGCCGGCGGCGGCAGCGCCAATGGTGAAGTGAAGGCCGATGAGGAAATGGGTCCTTGGGGAAGAGGTGGCAAATCTACAAGCACAAGTACAAGCACAGATGAAACAGAATCTCAAAGTAAGAAGGGAATCAAGGCATCCGGTGAAATAGTAATTGGCGGAGGCACCATCAACATTGATTCCGCAGATGATGCAATCCACAGCAACAACTTTTATACAGCCACTGGCGGAGACATAACCTTAACTTCCGGAGATGATGGAATTCATGCGGATACAGCCATAGCCATAAAGGGCGGAAAAACAAATATAACGAAGAGCTATGAAGGCATAGAAAGTTCAGATATGACAATTTCCGACGGAGAGATTTATATTACCGCCAGTGATGACGGAATAAATATCAGCGGAGGGGCAGACGGTTCATCCATCAATGGCCGTATGGGTCAAAATCCTTTTACAGCCACCGATGGCAAACTTATAATAAGCGGCGGTTTTATCAGTGTTAATGCTGACGGAGACGGCTTGGACTCCAACGGAGACATAGAAATGGCCGGGGGGACAGTAGTGGTAAGCGGCCCAACCAACAGCGGCAATGGGGCCTTGGACTACAACGGCACCTTTGAAATCTCCGGTGGTCTACTTGTAGCGGCAGGCAGCTCAGGCATGGCAGAAGCACCTTCAGAGTCTTCTGGCCAATATTCCATAATGATGACCTACCCACAGGTTCAACAAGCCGGAACCCTTATTAGCCTGAAGGACAGCAGCGGAAAAACTTTACTAACCTATGCACCTGAAAAGAATTATCAAACAGTAGTTATAAGCTCACCGGACCTTAAAAAGGATTCAAACTATACCCTATACTCCGGGGGTACTTCAACAGGAAACGAAACAAAGGGATTTTATGCAAAGGGTGAAAATGTGAACGGAACAAAGGTTGTTGCCTTTACTATATCATCTTCAGTAACCTGGCTGAACGAAAGCGGAGTTACAACAAATAAAGGCCAAGGTATGGGTAGGCCCGGCGGTCAAGGCGGTCAGGGAAAAAAACGGCATGGGCAGACCAAATGGAACAAGGCCTGGCGGTGA
- a CDS encoding LysM peptidoglycan-binding domain-containing protein, translated as MKVKILNFVLASIIAAGLFVPSVTYAQTLNNTYTVVSGDTLWAISRKYNVTVDNLKKWNNLTSDILSVGQKLKLNLVHTVAAGDTLWFISRSYGTTVDNIMSLNNLTSSTLKIGQELLIEGVLPSANEQTPAAPTEDIKTDANIIHTVAGGDTLWSISRKYNTTVDAISKLNNLTSSTIHVGQVLLISGTMPKAPQEPTPVVPTVETVNYKVVVGDNLWNISRKYGTTVDTIIKSNMLVSDFITPNQILTIPVNSTQVVSPVGITMMKARANNNFGDIYTWENAMRLWTVGTEGTLKDLGTGKTFKVKYMAGSNHSDVEPLTQADTNVMMSIYGSWSWNNSHKRPMVLYFTKGGVNYQMAVSLTAMPHGVETNPDNGFEGHTDLYFYNSLGHSNPVTDPVHQANILKANGQ; from the coding sequence ATGAAAGTGAAAATATTAAATTTTGTTTTAGCGTCTATTATAGCAGCAGGTTTATTTGTGCCTTCTGTCACATATGCACAAACCTTAAATAATACCTATACAGTAGTTTCAGGGGACACCCTTTGGGCCATATCCAGAAAATACAATGTTACCGTCGATAACCTAAAGAAGTGGAACAATTTAACTTCAGACATCCTATCAGTTGGGCAAAAGTTAAAACTGAATCTTGTTCACACAGTTGCAGCCGGAGATACCCTCTGGTTCATATCAAGATCATATGGAACAACCGTTGATAATATAATGAGTTTAAACAATTTGACATCAAGTACCCTAAAAATTGGACAAGAATTACTCATAGAAGGAGTACTGCCTTCAGCCAATGAACAGACTCCTGCAGCACCTACAGAAGATATAAAGACTGATGCAAATATAATTCACACTGTAGCTGGCGGAGATACCCTCTGGTCCATATCAAGAAAATACAATACTACCGTAGATGCTATAAGCAAGCTCAATAATTTAACTTCATCTACAATACATGTTGGACAAGTATTACTAATCAGTGGAACCATGCCAAAAGCACCACAGGAGCCTACTCCGGTAGTACCAACCGTCGAAACTGTAAATTACAAGGTAGTGGTTGGCGATAACCTTTGGAATATTTCCAGAAAATACGGAACTACCGTAGACACAATAATAAAGTCAAACATGCTGGTTTCAGACTTTATAACCCCAAACCAGATCCTGACCATTCCGGTGAACTCCACCCAGGTAGTTAGCCCGGTGGGAATAACCATGATGAAGGCCAGGGCCAATAACAACTTTGGTGATATCTATACCTGGGAAAATGCAATGAGACTTTGGACTGTAGGAACAGAAGGTACCCTAAAGGATTTGGGTACCGGCAAGACTTTCAAGGTAAAATATATGGCAGGAAGTAATCACAGCGACGTTGAACCCCTAACCCAGGCAGATACCAATGTGATGATGTCCATATACGGATCCTGGTCCTGGAATAATAGCCACAAGAGACCCATGGTTTTATACTTCACCAAGGGCGGAGTAAACTATCAGATGGCTGTAAGTTTAACAGCTATGCCTCACGGAGTTGAAACAAACCCTGATAATGGCTTTGAAGGTCACACTGACCTATACTTTTATAATTCTTTGGGCCATAGTAATCCGGTAACAGATCCGGTTCACCAGGCCAATATTCTAAAGGCTAACGGTCAGTAA
- a CDS encoding ABC transporter permease, with the protein MKDNFRGWNSVYAFTFRQSTKGAGFKIVTTLVAILIMAAFIAINIFVAKPDEDSKKEPSPIKYVYVLDNSGLQPTNYKEIIIQLSEEQFKDVEFIAESGRSVEEVVKTAGAKSDASIAVIVTFKEGTYEMNAYIPDGSELKKKHAEAILEPMSTAFESNKLMQVGLSQEQLMSVLKPSVVSFTKVGEATNEITQVIKMLVPMLFSFMLFFILLVYGQDISKSVSTEKTSKLVETLLTSVHPYALITGKVLAITSMALMQFAIWIAAGIMGLYGGNAIAGAMYPNYENPFITIINFLKDNIGETAMSLPAVIMAVIMFFLGVLFYSVISALTGCFVSKPEDVAYTQAVSTYLIMFSWLFTYFPPIMGKEGIVRATRYIPFTSPFNVPADLITGNIGLGHGIVSIVILLVFCLLIVVLGGRIYKSFILYNGEKLSLKMIGNVLKAHK; encoded by the coding sequence ATGAAAGATAATTTTAGAGGATGGAACTCCGTATACGCCTTTACCTTTCGACAATCTACAAAGGGAGCAGGCTTCAAGATTGTAACCACCTTAGTGGCAATTCTAATTATGGCAGCCTTTATCGCCATAAATATTTTTGTTGCGAAACCGGATGAGGACAGTAAAAAGGAGCCTTCACCGATAAAGTATGTATATGTTTTAGATAACAGCGGTCTTCAGCCAACTAATTATAAAGAAATCATAATTCAGCTTAGCGAAGAGCAATTTAAAGATGTAGAATTTATAGCAGAATCAGGCAGGTCAGTAGAAGAGGTTGTTAAAACTGCCGGGGCAAAATCTGATGCTAGTATAGCTGTAATAGTTACCTTCAAAGAGGGTACCTATGAGATGAACGCTTATATACCTGATGGCTCTGAGCTTAAGAAAAAGCATGCAGAAGCTATCCTGGAGCCAATGTCCACTGCTTTTGAATCCAATAAGCTGATGCAGGTAGGCCTATCCCAGGAACAGCTTATGTCGGTACTTAAGCCCTCAGTAGTGTCATTTACCAAGGTTGGTGAAGCTACCAATGAGATTACCCAAGTAATAAAAATGTTAGTACCTATGCTATTTAGCTTTATGCTCTTCTTCATTTTATTAGTTTATGGGCAGGATATAAGTAAGTCTGTATCCACAGAGAAAACTTCAAAACTGGTGGAGACCCTGCTTACCTCAGTGCATCCTTACGCCCTTATAACAGGAAAGGTACTAGCCATTACCTCAATGGCACTTATGCAGTTTGCAATCTGGATTGCAGCGGGAATTATGGGCCTTTACGGCGGAAACGCCATAGCCGGTGCCATGTATCCAAACTATGAAAACCCTTTTATAACAATAATCAATTTTCTGAAGGATAATATAGGTGAAACCGCCATGTCTCTTCCTGCGGTAATAATGGCTGTAATTATGTTCTTCTTAGGTGTACTATTTTACAGTGTTATTTCCGCCCTCACCGGTTGTTTTGTATCCAAGCCGGAAGACGTGGCCTACACCCAGGCGGTGTCAACATATCTTATCATGTTCAGCTGGCTCTTTACCTACTTCCCTCCAATTATGGGCAAGGAAGGAATTGTGAGAGCTACAAGGTACATCCCCTTTACCTCCCCCTTTAATGTGCCGGCAGACCTGATCACCGGTAACATAGGGCTAGGCCACGGTATAGTATCCATAGTTATTCTCCTGGTCTTCTGCCTCCTTATAGTTGTGCTGGGTGGCAGAATCTACAAGAGCTTTATACTCTACAATGGGGAAAAGCTCAGTCTTAAGATGATTGGTAATGTACTAAAAGCTCACAAGTAA
- a CDS encoding phosphohydrolase — MKDYILTYTKTKFYPIEPNKEDIYVEDIAHSLSQMARANGHFKHFYSVAQHCVNCCKEAKARGYSERVQLGCLFHDASEAYLADITRPVKKYLTQYLTFEDRLQKVVYDKYGIGDVTEEELGMIKEVDDAMLFYEFRDLMGVDLFENPPHIAMTHDFNMRAFESVEKEFINLVQALSKNKV; from the coding sequence ATGAAGGATTATATATTGACCTACACAAAGACAAAGTTTTATCCCATAGAACCTAACAAAGAAGATATATACGTAGAAGATATAGCTCATTCCCTATCCCAAATGGCCCGGGCCAATGGACATTTTAAGCACTTTTATTCCGTTGCCCAGCACTGCGTTAACTGCTGTAAGGAGGCAAAGGCAAGGGGCTATTCTGAAAGGGTACAGCTTGGCTGCCTGTTTCATGATGCCAGTGAAGCTTACCTGGCTGATATCACAAGGCCGGTGAAGAAATATCTGACCCAATATCTTACCTTCGAAGATAGGCTACAGAAGGTTGTTTATGACAAGTATGGTATTGGAGATGTAACAGAGGAAGAGCTGGGAATGATAAAAGAAGTGGATGACGCAATGCTTTTTTATGAGTTTAGGGACCTGATGGGAGTAGACCTATTTGAAAATCCTCCTCACATTGCCATGACACATGATTTTAACATGAGAGCCTTTGAAAGTGTTGAAAAGGAATTTATAAACTTAGTACAAGCTTTAAGTAAAAATAAAGTATAG
- the gndA gene encoding NADP-dependent phosphogluconate dehydrogenase gives MSKQQIGVIGLAVMGKNLALNIESRGFTVSVYNRSREKTDELIREAQGRNLVGTYSIEEFVNSLETPRRILIMVKAGKPVDDTIEQLKPYLDKGDILIDGGNSFFVDTIRRNRELEKEGYRFIGTGVSGGEEGALKGPAIMPGGQEDAYKLVEPILTAISAKVDGEPCCTYIGTDGAGHYVKMVHNGIEYGDMQLICEAYLLLRNVLGLSAEELHEVFAEWNKGELDSYLIDITQDIFTRYDEETGKPIVDVILDTAGQKGTGKWTSQSALDLGISTPTITEAVFARCISAIKQERVAASKILSGPAGVKFEGDKKELIEAIRKALYASKICSYAQGFALMKAAAAEYGWKLNYGKIAMIFRGGCIIRAQFLHRIKEAYDNNPDLANLMLDPYFKGILESYQGAWREVVCTAVKFGLPTPAFSSALAYFDSYRSDFLPANLLQAQRDYFGAHTFERVDKEGIFHYKWF, from the coding sequence ATGAGTAAGCAACAAATAGGAGTAATAGGACTTGCCGTCATGGGCAAGAATTTGGCGTTAAACATAGAAAGCAGAGGCTTTACCGTGTCAGTATACAACCGGTCCAGAGAAAAGACCGATGAGTTAATTAGGGAAGCTCAAGGGAGAAACCTTGTTGGAACCTATTCCATTGAGGAATTTGTAAATTCCCTTGAAACTCCAAGAAGAATACTTATTATGGTTAAGGCCGGAAAGCCGGTGGATGATACCATAGAGCAGTTAAAACCTTATCTGGACAAGGGAGATATCTTGATTGACGGAGGAAATTCCTTCTTCGTAGATACCATAAGAAGAAACCGTGAATTGGAGAAGGAAGGCTATAGGTTTATTGGAACCGGTGTTTCCGGCGGTGAGGAAGGGGCCCTTAAGGGACCGGCTATTATGCCAGGGGGCCAGGAAGATGCCTATAAATTGGTAGAGCCAATACTTACAGCTATATCTGCAAAGGTAGATGGAGAGCCCTGCTGCACCTACATTGGAACCGATGGTGCCGGTCATTATGTAAAGATGGTGCACAACGGCATAGAATATGGGGATATGCAGCTTATCTGCGAAGCCTACCTGCTTTTAAGAAATGTATTGGGTCTTTCCGCAGAAGAACTGCATGAGGTATTTGCAGAATGGAACAAGGGTGAACTGGACAGCTACCTTATAGATATTACCCAGGATATATTCACCAGATATGATGAAGAAACCGGTAAGCCAATAGTGGACGTAATACTGGATACTGCAGGCCAAAAGGGAACAGGTAAATGGACCAGCCAAAGTGCCTTAGACCTTGGCATTTCTACCCCAACCATCACTGAAGCAGTATTTGCAAGATGTATTTCCGCTATAAAACAGGAGAGAGTTGCTGCCAGCAAGATCTTAAGTGGTCCTGCAGGTGTAAAATTTGAAGGGGACAAAAAAGAGCTTATAGAAGCCATAAGAAAGGCTCTCTATGCCAGCAAGATCTGTTCCTATGCCCAAGGCTTTGCCCTAATGAAGGCAGCTGCAGCGGAATACGGCTGGAAGCTGAATTACGGCAAGATAGCCATGATCTTTAGGGGAGGCTGCATTATCAGAGCCCAATTCCTCCACAGAATAAAGGAAGCCTACGACAACAATCCTGACCTTGCAAACTTGATGCTTGACCCATACTTCAAGGGTATACTTGAAAGCTATCAAGGAGCTTGGAGAGAGGTTGTATGCACTGCTGTAAAATTTGGCCTTCCAACACCGGCCTTTTCCAGTGCTCTTGCATACTTTGACAGCTACCGCAGTGACTTCCTGCCGGCTAATCTGCTGCAGGCACAGAGAGACTACTTTGGTGCACATACTTTTGAAAGAGTGGATAAGGAAGGTATCTTCCACTATAAGTGGTTCTAA
- the acnA gene encoding aconitate hydratase AcnA, protein MAKKVGINKKTLTLEGKEYIYYDITALDSLGIKDASRLPYSIKVLLEGALRNYDEKLVTLDHIKRITSQSASGDNEEIPFIPSRIVLQDFTGVPVAVDLAAMRTKMHELGGDASKINPIVPVDLVIDHSVMVDYAGSKDALTLNVKKEFERNTERYELLKWAQNSFSNFRAFPPSIGIIHQVNLEYLASVAATRNIDGEEVVFPDSLVGTDSHTTMINGIGVLGWGVGGIEAEACMLGQPLYFLVPQVVGFKLTGTLPKGATATDLVLTVTNILRKKGVVGKFVEFFGDGVSNITVEDRATVSNMCPEYGATAAYFPVDHKTLEYLRATGREENQIKLVEEYYKVQGMFRTDASPEPVFSLVIELDLSTIEPSVAGPKRPQDRINLKDMKKAFTDIISAPVDKGGYGLEEAKVKATAEVKYGDGTTETLKTGAVVIAAITSCTNTSNPAVIIGAGLLAKKAVEHGLTKPRYVKSSFGPGSLVVTEYLKKAGLLPYMEKLGFNVVGYGCTTCIGNSGPLAEEVSKAIKDKDMTVAAVLSGNRNFEGRVHPQTKLNYLASPPLVVAYALAGTVDIDFETDPIGYNEKLEPVYLRDIWPDYDEIEAMINISVTADMYIDKYKNITKANEIWNKMPVTDEKIYKWSEASTYIKLPPFFENMEKQPEKTEDIQGARALAIFGDSITTDHISPAGSIPESSDAGKYLLEKQVRKEFFNSYGSRRGNHEVMMRGTFANIRIRNKMIPGVEGGFTKYVPKDETMSIYTAAMKYKEASTPLIVLAGKEYGTGSSRDWAAKGTLLLGVKAVIAEGYERIHRSNLVGMGILPLQFIEGQNAEALGLTGEEAFDITGISENLYPGKVLKVSATRKDGSTFSFEVMARIDSTIEVEYYQHGGILNMVMRNFLAD, encoded by the coding sequence ATGGCAAAAAAAGTCGGTATAAACAAAAAAACTCTTACCCTGGAGGGTAAGGAGTATATTTACTATGATATAACAGCACTAGATTCCTTAGGCATAAAGGATGCTTCCAGGCTCCCCTATTCCATAAAGGTGCTGCTGGAGGGCGCCCTAAGGAATTATGACGAAAAACTGGTAACCCTGGACCATATAAAAAGGATCACTTCCCAGTCTGCCAGTGGAGATAATGAAGAAATCCCCTTTATTCCATCCAGAATTGTCCTGCAGGATTTTACCGGAGTACCGGTGGCAGTAGATTTAGCTGCTATGAGAACCAAGATGCATGAACTTGGTGGAGATGCCTCTAAGATTAATCCTATCGTTCCTGTGGACCTGGTTATAGATCATTCAGTTATGGTGGATTATGCCGGCAGCAAGGATGCTCTTACCCTTAATGTAAAGAAGGAATTTGAGAGAAACACCGAAAGATATGAACTGCTTAAGTGGGCACAAAATTCCTTCTCAAACTTCCGTGCCTTCCCACCTTCTATAGGGATCATCCACCAGGTTAATCTGGAATATTTAGCCTCCGTGGCTGCTACCAGAAATATAGATGGCGAAGAAGTAGTGTTCCCTGACTCCCTGGTAGGTACCGATTCCCACACCACCATGATAAACGGTATAGGAGTATTGGGCTGGGGTGTAGGAGGCATAGAGGCAGAAGCCTGCATGCTTGGTCAGCCACTTTACTTTTTAGTGCCACAGGTAGTTGGCTTTAAGCTTACTGGAACACTTCCTAAGGGAGCTACAGCCACAGATCTTGTGCTTACCGTTACAAATATCTTGAGAAAGAAAGGCGTAGTGGGCAAGTTTGTTGAGTTCTTTGGAGATGGGGTAAGCAATATCACCGTAGAAGACAGGGCTACTGTTTCCAATATGTGTCCGGAATACGGTGCCACTGCGGCCTACTTCCCTGTAGACCACAAGACCCTGGAATATCTGAGAGCCACCGGCAGAGAGGAAAACCAGATAAAGCTTGTGGAGGAATACTACAAGGTCCAGGGTATGTTCAGAACAGATGCCTCACCGGAACCGGTATTTTCTTTAGTAATTGAATTGGATCTTTCAACCATAGAGCCAAGCGTAGCCGGTCCAAAGCGTCCTCAAGACCGCATAAATCTTAAGGACATGAAAAAGGCTTTTACTGATATAATATCTGCCCCGGTGGATAAGGGCGGTTACGGCTTAGAGGAAGCTAAGGTAAAGGCCACTGCTGAGGTAAAATATGGTGATGGCACTACTGAAACCCTAAAAACCGGTGCTGTAGTCATTGCAGCAATAACAAGTTGTACAAACACCTCAAATCCTGCGGTAATCATCGGTGCCGGCCTATTGGCTAAAAAGGCTGTGGAACATGGCCTTACCAAGCCCCGCTATGTAAAGTCCAGCTTTGGTCCAGGATCCTTAGTGGTAACTGAGTACCTGAAAAAAGCCGGCCTTCTCCCCTATATGGAAAAGTTGGGCTTTAACGTGGTAGGCTATGGCTGCACAACCTGTATCGGTAACAGCGGGCCCCTAGCTGAGGAAGTATCCAAAGCTATAAAAGATAAGGATATGACAGTGGCAGCGGTCCTCAGCGGAAACCGTAACTTTGAAGGCCGTGTTCATCCTCAGACCAAGCTGAATTATCTGGCTTCACCACCGCTGGTAGTGGCCTATGCCCTGGCCGGTACAGTAGATATTGACTTTGAAACTGACCCCATCGGCTATAACGAAAAACTGGAACCTGTTTACCTAAGGGATATCTGGCCGGATTATGATGAAATTGAAGCCATGATAAATATTTCTGTAACAGCGGACATGTATATAGATAAGTACAAGAATATCACCAAGGCCAATGAGATTTGGAACAAGATGCCTGTAACCGATGAAAAGATCTATAAGTGGAGTGAGGCTTCAACCTATATCAAGCTTCCGCCTTTCTTCGAGAATATGGAAAAACAGCCTGAGAAAACAGAGGACATTCAAGGTGCAAGAGCCCTGGCAATTTTCGGTGACAGCATTACCACAGACCATATCTCCCCTGCAGGCAGCATTCCGGAATCCTCTGACGCGGGAAAGTACTTGCTCGAAAAACAGGTTAGGAAGGAATTCTTTAACTCCTACGGCTCACGTAGAGGTAATCATGAGGTTATGATGAGGGGAACCTTCGCCAATATCCGTATAAGAAATAAGATGATTCCTGGTGTGGAAGGCGGCTTTACCAAGTATGTACCAAAGGACGAGACTATGTCCATCTATACTGCCGCTATGAAGTACAAGGAAGCCAGCACCCCACTCATAGTGCTGGCAGGCAAGGAATACGGCACAGGAAGCTCCAGAGACTGGGCCGCCAAGGGTACCCTGCTCTTAGGAGTTAAGGCAGTTATAGCAGAAGGTTATGAGCGAATCCACAGAAGCAACCTGGTAGGCATGGGCATACTACCCCTGCAGTTTATAGAAGGCCAAAATGCGGAAGCCCTAGGCCTAACCGGCGAAGAAGCCTTTGATATCACCGGCATCTCAGAGAACCTGTACCCAGGCAAAGTATTAAAGGTCTCTGCAACCCGTAAAGATGGCAGCACCTTCAGCTTCGAAGTTATGGCAAGGATAGACAGCACCATAGAAGTAGAATACTACCAACACGGGGGCATTTTGAATATGGTGATGCGGAACTTCTTGGCTGATTAG